GCCTCCCGCTCCTGTCGATGTCGCACAGAATTCCGTCCCGAATTTTAATCGTCTGACTGATTTTAGACTTTTTCTGGAACTGAATATAAAGGGCATCAGCCTGGCGGTCATAATTTATTTTCATCTTTTATTCTCCTTCCCAATCCGAATTTTCCATTACATGCTCAAGATGCTTGTAAGTTGTCATCCCCGAGTGTTCCCCGACTCAAACACTCGGGGA
This window of the Chlamydiota bacterium genome carries:
- a CDS encoding DUF2283 domain-containing protein; its protein translation is MKINYDRQADALYIQFQKKSKISQTIKIRDGILCDIDRSGRLFGLEILDASTRLPIEELGRVTIDIPVTAA